AACGGGGATATGCCCGCCATACACGAGAGAAGCCCCACGTCCGGCAGATACAGCTTGTAATAGATTCCGCCCCTCGGATTCTGGGGATGGAATCGTCGTTGACTTCCCACGCGCGTTTCAGAAGGCCCGCATCAAGCAACCATTGCAAAGGGTCAGCCAATGTTTTTGTGGTTCCGCCCGCTTTTTTCAGGAAGAATCTGTTTCCTGCTTCGACCGCTTGGTATGCGGCGGAATCCCAGAGCGCTACAACCTTCTGGTAGCTGAATCCGCTGTATTTCCCCATATCCTCTCTGAAAGAACGGATCATTTCGTTCTGGACGCGCCTTACTTCGACTAAATCTTTAGTGCCAATCCAGGTTTGAACAGATTCAGGCATGCCGCCAACCATGAGATAGTCGCCGTAAGAAGACTCGAGGCGTTCCATGGCCCATGCCGGAATCTCTTCGCGCGGCGGGATGCCATCTATCATGCCGAAGAATTCTTCGCCTTCGGTTGCCAGAATGAACTCCCCGAAATCCATGGGCCACATCCTGATGAAATTCACTTTGCCCGCGGGGAATGTATTTCTGTCCTGGATGCCGCCTGCATCCTTTCCTGTTGGGCTGCGATTTGCCAAGGCCAGGCTAAGGAGCGATCCTGCGCAGACTATGTGGTATCCCGGCATTTCTTGGCAGAAATATTTGAGAGATGATAACGCAGCGTAGCAATGCTGGATCTCGTCGAATATTATCAGCGTCCTTTCGGTGATGCGTCTTCCGTTGGCTGCCGAGAGTTCCTTTATTATTCTGTTCGGATCGAGGTCTCTGAATATATTGCTGAGCTGAGGGTTGCGCTCGAAGTCGAAATAGGTCTCATCTTCGTAATGCTTCCTGCCGAATTCTTTCAGCGTGTATGTTTTGCCGCATTGGCGCATTCCAAGCATTATCAAAGGCTTTCTTCTGTCGGATGCTTTCCATCCGAGCAGTTTTGCCTCGATTGTCCTTCTCATGCTTTTGCATGGATTGAACATTATACGAATTTTTTTGGGGGGCTAAAAACGTACTGAATTCTATTTTTTGGGGGGCTAAAAACGGATGGAATGGTGCATGCCGGTTTATTTCGGTCTCAGGGCCCCTTTTCTTCCGAGACACGATTGATATGTGAGGTAGACTATAGTGGAAAAAGTCTGAAAGTTGCCGGTCCTCAGTTTAATACTATAGTGTCCTCCAAAGTCATACTATAGGGGCAAATTGTATTATGCAGCGGGCCCATTCCCAACCATGGCATTCATAAAAGTTCAGAAGCTCGTCAGGAATGATGACGGTTCTGTCCGCTCCGGGAGCGCGGCAATAATCGACGTGATTTACGATAAGAGCAGCAGATACCATTCCAAGCAGGTCCAAAGAGAGAAGCTGGGGAAGATCGTGAGCTTGGCGGCATCCAAGAGGAGAGGGGTTTTCATGTCTCCTACGCGCGGGCTCATCGGTTATGACGCGGACAAAGACGATTTCTTCGACCCCAAAGAGTTCGACCGGGATGAGCCGGCGGTCAGCGCTGAGAAGCAGCTCATTTGCGATCCTCCTTCCAAAAGCGTCGCAATCCAAAGCCCTCCGCCGCAGGATGCCGTACACAAGATATTCGGCGACGCTTATCTCGCTCTCGAATCCATGAGGATGTCAGGGCTGCTCTTCCATCTGAGGAAAGCGTTCCCAGACGATCATGTCTATGAGGGGGTTCTCGTCCGTTCGGTTATGGAAGCCGCAGGATGCTCGGGAATGTCCCCGAAATCGTTCCTGGGCAGATCTTTTCTTTCAGACCTTTTCTCGGGCACAGATTTCGGGGGCAAATTCCT
Above is a genomic segment from Candidatus Methanomethylophilaceae archaeon containing:
- a CDS encoding AAA family ATPase; its protein translation is MRRTIEAKLLGWKASDRRKPLIMLGMRQCGKTYTLKEFGRKHYEDETYFDFERNPQLSNIFRDLDPNRIIKELSAANGRRITERTLIIFDEIQHCYAALSSLKYFCQEMPGYHIVCAGSLLSLALANRSPTGKDAGGIQDRNTFPAGKVNFIRMWPMDFGEFILATEGEEFFGMIDGIPPREEIPAWAMERLESSYGDYLMVGGMPESVQTWIGTKDLVEVRRVQNEMIRSFREDMGKYSGFSYQKVVALWDSAAYQAVEAGNRFFLKKAGGTTKTLADPLQWLLDAGLLKRAWEVNDDSIPRIRGAESITSCICRTWGFSRVWRAYPRSTSHQQTAEPRSFAGPWQRTMPSTK